The Gemmata palustris genome includes a region encoding these proteins:
- a CDS encoding PQQ-binding-like beta-propeller repeat protein has translation MYPIRALAAVLLLTSLAPAADPAEWPQWRGPARDGTVTGPAWPDKLEGGALERVWRVEKLGPSYSGPIVATDRVFTTQTVDKKTEVVTAHDRKTGKELWKASWEGSITVPFFAAKNGSWIRSTPAFDGKTLFIAGITDVLVALDGGTGKEAWRLDFVKEFGTPLPDFGFVCSPLVDDAGVYVQAGGSFVKVDKKTGKVLWRVLKDGGGTMGSAFSSPVFAKLAGADQVVVQTRTKLAGVERDTGKELWAKEVPSFRGMNILTPVPVGADGILTSTYGGNTRLVRVKSADGKFDTSDAWALRYEGYMSTPVVVDGHAYVLGKDKRLVCVDVKTGKEAWSTDDRFGDYWSLIANKDRILALDSRGILYLLKANAKEFDLIEKRKVAESETWAHLAVCGNEIFIRDLNGLSAWRWSGK, from the coding sequence ATGTACCCCATACGCGCGCTCGCGGCCGTACTCCTGCTCACTTCACTCGCGCCCGCCGCGGACCCGGCCGAGTGGCCGCAGTGGCGCGGCCCGGCCCGCGACGGCACCGTTACCGGCCCGGCGTGGCCGGACAAGCTCGAGGGTGGTGCGCTCGAACGGGTCTGGCGCGTCGAGAAACTCGGCCCCAGTTACTCCGGGCCGATCGTTGCAACGGACCGCGTGTTCACGACGCAGACCGTGGACAAGAAAACCGAAGTCGTGACCGCGCACGACCGCAAGACCGGCAAGGAGTTGTGGAAAGCGAGCTGGGAGGGCTCCATTACGGTCCCGTTCTTCGCCGCGAAGAACGGGAGCTGGATCCGTTCGACGCCCGCGTTCGACGGCAAAACACTGTTCATCGCGGGCATCACGGACGTGCTAGTCGCGCTGGACGGGGGCACCGGAAAGGAAGCGTGGCGGCTCGACTTCGTCAAAGAGTTCGGCACTCCGTTGCCGGACTTCGGGTTCGTGTGCTCGCCGCTGGTCGATGATGCGGGCGTGTACGTGCAGGCCGGCGGCAGCTTCGTGAAGGTGGACAAGAAAACCGGGAAGGTTCTGTGGCGCGTGCTCAAGGACGGCGGCGGGACGATGGGCTCGGCCTTCTCCTCGCCCGTGTTCGCCAAGCTCGCGGGCGCGGATCAGGTGGTGGTGCAGACGCGGACGAAACTCGCCGGCGTGGAGCGGGACACGGGCAAGGAACTGTGGGCCAAGGAGGTTCCGTCGTTCCGCGGGATGAACATTCTCACGCCGGTGCCCGTCGGCGCGGACGGCATCCTCACCAGCACCTACGGCGGCAACACGCGCCTGGTGCGCGTGAAAAGCGCGGACGGGAAGTTCGACACGAGTGATGCGTGGGCACTGCGGTACGAGGGCTACATGTCCACGCCGGTCGTTGTGGACGGGCACGCTTACGTTCTGGGCAAGGACAAGCGCCTGGTGTGCGTCGACGTGAAGACCGGCAAGGAGGCGTGGAGCACCGACGACCGGTTCGGGGACTATTGGAGCTTGATCGCGAACAAGGACCGAATTCTCGCCCTCGACAGCCGCGGGATACTGTACTTGTTAAAGGCCAATGCGAAGGAATTCGATCTGATCGAAAAACGCAAGGTCGCGGAATCCGAGACCTGGGCACACCTCGCGGTCTGTGGCAACGAGATCTTCATTCGCGACCTGAACGG
- a CDS encoding PA0069 family radical SAM protein, giving the protein MGDARIDAVGRGSNLRPINRFDSTSRVSALDVIEPDADDLAALSNPATEFISDRTKSVVSENDSPDVGFRYSLNPYRGCEHGCSYCYARPTHEYLGFDAGLGFETKIVVKHDAPKLFRAFLARDGWVPEPIALSGVTDPYQPCERRLRLTRRCLEVAAVSSQPVSIITKNALVLRDLDLLAPMAADGLVHVNISVTTLDAALARSMEPRASAPLARLRAVRELSAAGVPVRVLVAPVIPGLNDAEMPTVLEAAKVAGAGAAGYVMLRLPLAVAPVFLDWMARTFPERVSRVEGRVRDARGGRLNNSAFDQRMTGTGEYAGFIRKVFKVFSRRLGLDGGLPPYDCSKFRPPPDANGQGRLF; this is encoded by the coding sequence ATGGGGGACGCGCGTATAGATGCGGTCGGTCGGGGATCGAACCTCCGACCAATCAACCGATTTGATAGTACATCAAGGGTTTCAGCGCTCGACGTGATCGAACCGGACGCCGACGATCTTGCGGCCCTGTCGAATCCGGCCACGGAGTTCATTTCGGACCGCACCAAATCCGTCGTCTCCGAAAACGATAGCCCCGATGTCGGCTTCCGTTACAGTTTGAACCCGTACCGCGGGTGCGAACACGGGTGCTCGTACTGCTACGCGCGCCCGACGCACGAATATTTGGGTTTCGATGCGGGGTTGGGGTTCGAGACGAAGATCGTCGTCAAACACGATGCGCCGAAGCTGTTTCGTGCGTTTCTGGCGCGCGACGGGTGGGTGCCGGAGCCGATCGCGCTTTCGGGGGTGACCGATCCGTACCAGCCGTGCGAGCGCCGGTTGCGACTCACGCGCCGGTGCCTCGAAGTCGCGGCCGTCTCGAGCCAGCCCGTGAGCATCATTACTAAAAACGCGCTGGTGCTGCGCGACCTCGACCTGTTGGCTCCGATGGCCGCCGACGGGTTGGTTCACGTGAACATCAGCGTTACGACGCTCGATGCCGCACTCGCGCGGTCAATGGAACCGCGCGCGTCCGCGCCGCTCGCCCGGCTTCGAGCGGTCCGCGAACTGTCGGCCGCCGGGGTGCCCGTGCGGGTACTCGTGGCTCCGGTCATTCCGGGCCTCAATGATGCGGAGATGCCGACCGTTTTGGAGGCGGCTAAAGTCGCGGGCGCGGGGGCCGCGGGGTACGTGATGCTGCGGCTACCGCTGGCCGTTGCGCCGGTCTTTTTGGACTGGATGGCGAGAACGTTTCCAGAACGGGTGAGCCGCGTTGAGGGGCGCGTGCGGGACGCACGAGGTGGTCGGCTCAATAACAGCGCGTTCGATCAGCGGATGACCGGAACGGGTGAGTACGCGGGCTTCATTCGGAAGGTGTTCAAGGTGTTCTCTCGGCGGCTCGGTCTGGACGGCGGGCTACCGCCTTACGATTGCTCGAAGTTTCGGCCGCCGCCCGACGCGAACGGGCAGGGGCGGCTGTTCTAA
- a CDS encoding beta strand repeat-containing protein has translation MKWINSILQRLGAPARLNRKSRRVLAQRLSLTCLEDRVTPSTVTWTGGGGDSNWTTAANWGGMVPTAGDDLVFADLSAPVTTVNDFAGGTSFSSITVQGANYTIVGNGIDLSGDVSTTYTSGFSAFLLDTVLGGGDVVVASGGALDFGGAISGVAGLTVSGGGTLLLSGSGSNTYTGTTLLTEGTLGLNKTGATAVAGDLTVGDGDGGELVQLLAANQIADGATVAVGEGAVFELNGMSEAVDALVMQGSTVSIGTGGTLTLSSSISSFDAGNDTTALIQGGTLDLNGSAAFSMVVNDDPSNSTEMRITSVIANGGITKSGTGTLALAGANTYAGATAVNAGVIQAESNAALGTTAAGTTVVSVASVFFSGSNLTIAEGFAVSGDGYLSGGVLAVLNGAATITGNVNLVLGSRIGARAGATLTITGVIGDGGGVSDLVVSQTGDGRTVLSGANTFDGNVVVLGGFLRAASASALGAPGTAATIDVGYGATLELSGGITVPVTKTLDISGVPVPAFSKIMSVAGANTILGDIGITGINNVAFDVAAGTTLTLPGAISGSWDFDKNGPGTLVLTGTSTHTGTVNAYGGELIVNGSLATSQLAIVESTLSGSGTLPAVSTGSGTIAPGGPLGIISTGGLTLDSGATVSVDLNGTAVGTQYDQVSVTGSVSLDGTLSVTLGFTPALGSTFTIIANDGTDAVTGTFIDLAEGAVFSVSGQAFRISYAGGTGNDVTLTALESPTATVTSSVNPAVFGQPVTFSVTVAGSGATPTGNVTLVIDGSTVETVALIGGTATFTAISSLSAAAHTVDVNYAGAGIYDTSSGNLSGGQIVSQASTTLTVVSSDPTTAFGEAVTFTATITPVAPGAGAPTGSVSFFDGATLLGAGTLSAGVATLTTSTLSGGSHTVTAVYGGDTNYAGSTSAPATQVVAAGGTTTALTTSDSETDFRDAITFTATVSSASGAPTGTVTFSVDGTVLATVSVNGSGVATFSTAALASGTHTITARFTPVGGNFLASVGTVTQTVRPTPGNDVNADGRADIIVGTANTSSHIKIFSSADGSLIRSFLAFDGFQGGVASAGGDTNGDGFTDVIAGTSATGSHVKAFDGATGSLQRSFIAFQGFQGGVDVASGDVDGDGFDDVIVGTRTGGSHVKVFSGADGSEIGSFIAFQGSRGGIDVASGDVDGDGFDDVIVGSRTGGSHVKIFSGRDGSLLQSYFAFPGYLGGVTVAAGDLNGDGRVDVVVGAATGSSHVKVFSGLDQSELRSFLALPGFTGDLTVAVADVNGDGVLDIVAGSRTGTSSVTSVDGTSMDATGSFLAFGGFLGGVEVG, from the coding sequence ATGAAGTGGATTAACTCGATTCTGCAGCGCCTTGGCGCCCCCGCCCGTCTCAACCGGAAGAGCCGTCGGGTGCTCGCGCAGCGGCTCTCGCTGACCTGTTTGGAAGACCGCGTCACGCCGAGCACCGTGACGTGGACCGGCGGGGGCGGTGACAGCAACTGGACGACCGCCGCGAACTGGGGCGGGATGGTCCCCACGGCCGGCGACGATCTGGTCTTCGCCGATCTGAGTGCGCCCGTAACCACGGTCAACGACTTCGCCGGCGGGACCAGCTTCAGTTCGATCACCGTCCAGGGGGCCAACTACACGATTGTCGGTAACGGAATCGATCTGAGCGGGGACGTGAGCACGACCTACACGTCGGGCTTTTCGGCCTTCTTGCTCGATACGGTTCTCGGTGGCGGGGACGTGGTCGTCGCGTCGGGCGGGGCACTCGATTTCGGTGGGGCTATCTCGGGTGTGGCGGGTTTGACCGTTTCCGGCGGGGGGACGCTGCTGCTCTCCGGGAGCGGGAGCAACACTTACACGGGTACAACGCTCCTCACCGAGGGAACGCTCGGACTGAACAAGACCGGCGCCACGGCCGTGGCCGGGGACCTCACCGTTGGGGACGGGGACGGCGGCGAACTGGTTCAGCTCCTGGCCGCGAACCAGATCGCCGACGGCGCGACCGTGGCCGTCGGCGAGGGCGCGGTCTTCGAGCTGAACGGCATGTCCGAGGCGGTCGATGCCCTCGTTATGCAAGGGTCCACGGTGAGTATTGGGACGGGGGGAACTCTGACTCTCTCTTCGAGCATTTCGTCCTTTGACGCAGGTAACGACACTACCGCACTGATCCAGGGGGGCACCCTCGACCTGAACGGATCAGCAGCGTTCTCGATGGTCGTGAACGACGATCCCTCGAACTCGACCGAGATGCGGATCACTTCGGTGATCGCGAACGGCGGGATCACCAAATCGGGCACCGGTACTCTCGCGCTCGCGGGGGCCAACACTTACGCGGGTGCGACCGCGGTGAACGCCGGTGTGATTCAAGCGGAAAGTAATGCCGCCCTCGGAACAACGGCCGCCGGCACCACCGTGGTCAGTGTCGCCAGCGTGTTCTTCAGCGGATCGAACCTGACCATCGCGGAAGGGTTTGCGGTATCCGGCGACGGCTACCTGTCCGGGGGCGTGCTCGCGGTTCTCAACGGGGCCGCGACGATCACCGGGAACGTGAACCTCGTACTCGGCAGCCGGATCGGGGCGCGGGCCGGTGCGACGCTGACGATCACCGGTGTCATCGGCGACGGTGGCGGGGTGTCCGACCTCGTTGTTTCTCAAACGGGTGACGGCCGAACGGTCCTGAGCGGGGCCAACACGTTCGACGGGAACGTGGTCGTCCTCGGGGGCTTCCTGCGGGCCGCCAGCGCGAGCGCGCTCGGTGCCCCCGGCACCGCCGCAACGATCGACGTGGGCTACGGAGCGACTCTCGAACTCTCCGGCGGGATCACAGTTCCCGTGACCAAGACCCTCGACATCTCCGGGGTTCCCGTCCCGGCCTTCAGCAAGATCATGAGCGTCGCGGGCGCCAACACGATCCTGGGCGATATCGGGATCACCGGCATCAACAACGTGGCCTTCGATGTCGCCGCCGGCACGACCTTGACGCTCCCCGGCGCCATCAGCGGCTCGTGGGACTTCGACAAGAACGGCCCCGGCACGCTGGTGCTCACGGGCACGAGCACGCACACCGGGACCGTAAACGCCTACGGCGGCGAGTTGATCGTTAACGGCTCGCTCGCTACCAGTCAATTGGCCATTGTCGAGAGCACGCTGAGCGGTTCGGGCACGCTACCGGCCGTGAGTACCGGGTCCGGTACCATTGCCCCGGGCGGTCCGCTGGGGATCATCAGCACGGGCGGTTTGACCTTGGATTCGGGCGCGACTGTGAGTGTGGACCTGAACGGCACCGCGGTCGGCACGCAGTACGATCAGGTGAGCGTCACCGGTTCGGTGTCCCTGGACGGAACGCTCTCGGTCACCCTCGGCTTCACCCCGGCCCTGGGCAGCACCTTCACGATTATCGCGAACGACGGTACCGACGCGGTGACCGGAACGTTCATCGACCTCGCAGAAGGGGCCGTTTTCTCCGTCAGCGGGCAGGCCTTCCGGATCAGCTACGCCGGTGGAACCGGTAACGATGTGACCCTGACCGCCCTCGAATCTCCCACCGCGACCGTGACGTCTTCGGTGAACCCGGCGGTCTTCGGACAACCGGTGACGTTCTCGGTGACCGTCGCGGGGAGCGGGGCCACTCCAACAGGGAACGTCACGCTGGTGATCGACGGTTCGACCGTTGAAACGGTGGCACTGATCGGTGGGACCGCTACGTTTACGGCAATTTCTTCACTGAGCGCCGCCGCGCACACGGTCGATGTGAACTACGCGGGGGCGGGCATTTACGACACCTCTTCGGGGAACTTGAGCGGGGGGCAAATCGTCTCCCAGGCGAGTACGACCTTGACGGTGGTGTCTTCGGACCCGACGACGGCATTCGGTGAGGCGGTGACGTTCACCGCAACGATTACTCCGGTGGCCCCGGGAGCGGGCGCGCCGACCGGCTCGGTCTCGTTCTTCGACGGGGCCACACTGCTGGGCGCCGGTACCCTCAGTGCGGGCGTCGCCACACTGACCACATCCACCCTCTCGGGCGGATCACACACCGTCACTGCAGTCTACGGCGGGGACACGAACTACGCGGGCAGCACATCGGCACCGGCGACGCAGGTCGTGGCCGCCGGCGGCACGACAACCGCACTGACCACGAGCGATTCGGAAACCGACTTCCGCGACGCGATCACCTTCACGGCAACGGTCTCCTCCGCGAGCGGCGCGCCGACCGGAACCGTAACGTTCAGTGTCGACGGTACGGTTCTGGCTACGGTCAGTGTGAACGGGTCCGGGGTGGCCACCTTCTCGACCGCGGCACTCGCCTCGGGCACGCACACGATCACGGCGCGTTTCACCCCCGTCGGTGGCAACTTCCTCGCCAGTGTGGGAACGGTGACTCAAACCGTTCGGCCGACGCCCGGCAACGATGTGAACGCCGACGGCCGCGCCGATATCATCGTCGGCACGGCGAACACGAGTTCGCACATCAAGATCTTCAGTTCCGCGGACGGTTCCCTTATTCGCAGCTTCCTCGCCTTCGACGGGTTCCAGGGCGGGGTGGCCAGCGCGGGCGGCGACACCAACGGTGACGGGTTCACCGACGTAATCGCCGGGACATCGGCCACGGGTTCGCACGTCAAGGCCTTCGACGGGGCCACCGGGTCTCTCCAGCGCAGCTTCATCGCGTTCCAGGGTTTCCAGGGCGGGGTCGATGTCGCCAGTGGTGATGTCGATGGCGACGGGTTCGACGACGTGATCGTCGGAACCCGGACGGGCGGTTCGCACGTCAAAGTGTTCAGCGGTGCCGACGGGAGTGAGATCGGCAGCTTCATTGCCTTCCAGGGCTCCCGGGGCGGGATCGATGTCGCCAGTGGTGATGTCGACGGCGACGGGTTCGATGACGTGATCGTCGGCTCCCGAACGGGCGGCTCGCACGTCAAGATATTCAGCGGGCGCGACGGTTCGTTGCTCCAGAGCTACTTCGCTTTCCCGGGCTACCTGGGCGGGGTGACGGTCGCGGCGGGCGATCTGAATGGCGACGGTCGCGTTGATGTCGTTGTCGGGGCCGCAACTGGTAGCTCGCACGTGAAAGTGTTCAGCGGGCTCGATCAGTCCGAACTGCGGAGCTTCCTGGCACTGCCGGGCTTCACGGGCGATCTCACGGTCGCGGTCGCCGACGTGAACGGGGACGGCGTTCTCGACATCGTTGCTGGCTCGAGGACCGGAACGTCGAGCGTCACGTCGGTCGATGGTACCAGTATGGACGCGACCGGCTCGTTCCTCGCGTTCGGTGGCTTCCTCGGTGGCGTCGAAGTGGGCTAA